The sequence CGATCAGCAACACCTTGGCCGCAGCGTGTTGCGCGGTTTCGATCAGCGCCGTGAGATTGGCACGGATCTCGTCGAGTGGCAGCGCGCGCAGGCCGTCGTTGCCGCCCAGTTCCACAATCACCACCTGGGGTTTGTGGCGCGCGAGGGTCCCCGCGATGCGCTCGCGGCCACCCAACGTGGTATCGCCACTGATGCTGGCGTTGACGACGGCATGGGGATACCCGCGCTCTCGCAGCCGTTGCTGCAGCAGTGCGGCCCAGCCGCGGCTATCATCGATACCGAAACCGGCGCTCAAACTGTCGCCCAAAATCAGTATTGCCGGCTGGGCCAGCAATGGATTCGCAACCACGACCAGCAGAAGAAAAAGGAACGATCGCCTCATGTTAAAGATTTCCTCGACGCCCATTCTGCAAGCGGAAAAGCTGGGCCAGCAAGTGCACGCGCCCGGCGGTGATCTGGTGATTCTTCACGATATCGACCTCATGATACATGCGGGGGAGGCAGTGGCCATCGTCGGCCCCTCCGGTTCCGGCAAGTCGACATTGCT is a genomic window of Pseudomonadota bacterium containing:
- a CDS encoding arylesterase, with the protein product MRRSFLFLLLVVVANPLLAQPAILILGDSLSAGFGIDDSRGWAALLQQRLRERGYPHAVVNASISGDTTLGGRERIAGTLARHKPQVVIVELGGNDGLRALPLDEIRANLTALIETAQHAAAKVLLIGIQLPPNYGKRYTEGFRSLFPELAQQHNTALVPFLLEGVAAQPGMMQSDGIHPTLSAQPRLLDNVWPHLQPLL